Sequence from the Paraburkholderia acidiphila genome:
AGCGGCGACGGGCGGTCCGCTCGCGCTCGTGCGCACGGGCGACATGATCGAGCTGGACGTCGCGGCGCGGCGCCTGCACCTGGAAGTCTCCGACGAGGAACTCGCGCGCCGCAAGGCCGAGTGGAAGGCGCCCGATCTGCCCGAGCGCGGCTATTACCGGCTTTACGTCGAACACGTGCTGCAGGCCGACAAGGGCGCCGACCTGGACTTTCTCGTTGGCGCGAGCGGTGCGGCCGTGCCGCGCGACTCCCATTGACCGTGCCGGAGGCAGCGATGGCCGCGCCTGCCAAAGCCGCCGGCGCCATTGCCGGCATCTACCCGATCCTCTACGCGTTCTTCGATCGCGATAACCGTCTCGACCGCGCGGCCATGCGCCGCCAGGTCCAGGCAGTCGTGCGCGGCGGTGCGCCGGGCATAGCGATGCTCGGGCTCGCGACCGAGGTCAACAAGCTTTCGCGCGCCGAACGCGAGCAGGTGATCGACTGGGCGCAGGAGGACAGTGGCGGCGCGCTGCCGCTTGCGGTCACGGTGACCGGTCCCACGGTTGCGGCGCAGCGCGAATTCGCGCAACACGCCATCGCGCGCGGCGCGGCGTGGCTGATCCTCCAGCCGCCTGCGCGCGCGCAAGGCGAGGCCGCGCAACCCGAATCGTTCTATTTGGACTTCTTCGCGGGCGTCATGGTGGGGCTGGACGCGACGGTCGGCATCCAGAACGCGCCGGAATATCTGGGCGTCGGGCTCTCGGCAGCGAGTTTGCGCGCGCTTGCTGCGCAATGTCCGAACTTCCGTGTGCTCAAGGGCGAAGGCCCTTCAGTGACGATTGCCGAAACGGTCGCGCAGATCGGCGACCTGATGCCCGTGCTCAACGGCCGAGGCGGCATGGAATTGCTCGACAACCTGCGCGCCGGCTGCGCAGGCATGATCGTCGCGCCCGATTGCTTCGACTGGCAGCAGCAGATTTACACGGCGTTCCACGCAGGCGATATCGAGCGCGCGCAAGCCCTGTACCAGCAGGTGCTGCCCGCCATCGTCTTCGTCATGCAGTCGCTCGATACGCTGATTGGCTACGGCAAGCGCATCGCGGCCTGGCGCATGGGCATCGACGTCGCGTACGAGCGCGACGTCAAGCTGGCGCCGAGCCGCTTCGGCCTGGAAGCCGCCCGGCGATTCGCCCTGCAACTGGGCCCGCTTGCGTGATCAGCGCGCATGCAGATGCGGCACGCCCTCGCTCGTCGCGACCTTGAGCTGGTGCAGCGCCCGGTGCGCCTTGTTCAGCTGGGCCTGCGCGGCGATGCGTTGCGCCTCCAGCTGCGCGACTTCCTTGCGCACCTGACTCTGGCGGCCCGTCACCGTCACCTCCTGTTCCGCGTGGCGCTGCAGGTCCACGCGCAGGCGTTCGGCCTGGGCTTCCGATTCCTCGATCTGCCGCGTGAGTTCCGCGTTTTGGGCGACGAGCTGCACGCGGCGCGTTTCGCCGTCAGCGAGGCGCGTGGCTTGCTCCTGCATCAGGTGAAACGCCGAGCCGGCTGCATCGAGATCGTTGGCTTTCAGCGCGCGCCACAGTACGCTTTCCTGATGGAGCGCGACGAAGTAGCCGAGCGTGGGCGGATGGAAGAAGAGGCTGACCGTATACGCGAAGCAGCGATAGACGCGGAACGTCAGCAGCTCGTCGGCCGCGTGGAGCGCCTCGAACGTAGCGCCGTCGGCGATCTGAACCGGGCGGCCGTTCAGGTGCGCGGGCATGACCGGCACCGGATGCAGCGTGGAAACCGGCCGAGGTCCACCGGCGCTCTCGGGCAGCACGGCTGCGCCCGCGGCCGGGTCCGAGCGCGAGTCGATCTCGACGGCGGTCTCGGGCGGCGTCATTGCGGAATCGGCAGGATTGGCCGTGGATTGCGGCGCGCGGCTGGCCGCTTCGCTTGCGACGGCGCGTTGCGTGGCCGCATCGTGGGCCACGGCAAGAATGCGCGATGGTGCGCCAGAGAGCGCGGCGTTACGGCGGTTCAGAATGGATTTCACGGCGGTTCCCCCAGTTTGGCGCGCCAAAAACGAGGCGCTCCGCGCGCGGCAGCGTGGCACACGGGAGCCAGCGCGCAGGCAAATGGGGCGGGCGATGCGGGTAGGGCGCCGTCCGCTCCGGGTTCGCGTACTAGTGAAGCAGGCGAGGCCGGCGTGCAATGTCGTCGAAGAGCGCACGGCCGGGTTCGAGCGCGAAGAGCCACGTTTCGTCATAGCCGCTCAGGGTGTCGAGCGCTTCGCGCAGGCGCTCGATGACTACGGCCGGAATTTCCACGCATGCCTGGGTGGCGCCGGAAAGCCGTGCAATGCTGGCGTGCTGCACCAGTTCGTCGGCGGCTTCGGCCACGTCGGCTGCGAAGATGAGATGGTTGTTCAACAATTCGACAAGGCCCGGCGACGACGTGACATCTTCGACGTTGAGCTGCAGCGAAAGAAAGGTGGCTTTGTTCATTCTCGGATCCCTCAGGGCCATTGGGACTGCAGCGAGAGGCCTTTCATCTGATTATCGGGTGACGCGTGAACCAGTATAGGCGTTGACCCGCGCAAACGCAGGCGGGGCGCGCATGCCGGCGAAAAAAGGCGGTTTGGGCTTGAACGATATAATGGGGGACGTTCGCCATTTCCGGCTTAGCTTCGACTCAATTCGCGCGGAAGGTGGCGCGCAAGCGAACGCCTGCGGCCCGCCGCGCATCCCATACGCGTATTTTTTCTTCATACGCGAGGACCAAGCGAGGAACAGCAAGATGAATCGACAACGGCGAAACCCGGGCGCTTATGCGGCGCTGGCCGCCCTTACGCTCGTCTGCAGCGCCTGTAGCAGCACCTTCACGCCTTGGGCGGAGTCGCCGGGCGCGCCCCCTGTGTCCACGAGCGGCGTGCCCGCGGGCTATTACCGCGTCAATCCGGGCGACACGCTCTCGCGCGTCGCCGGTGCCTTTGGTCAGCGGCCGCAGGACATCGCGAGCTGGAACCAGCTGCCTTCGGCCAACGTCCAGATCCTGCCGGGCCAGGTGCTGCGCGTCGCTCCCCCGCCTAACTATGCGGCGGCCACGCCACCGGGGCAGGCGCAGCAGATGCCCGGCGCGCCCGCCGCAGCCGGCGTCGCCATGCCCGCGCCAGTCGCGCCCGTCATCGCGCTCGCGTGGCCCGCACGCGGGCCGATCCTGCAGCGCTTCGTGCCGGGCAAGTCCACCGGCATCGTGATCGGCGGCACGCCCGGCGAAGAGGTCAAGGCCGCTGCCGCTGGCCGCGTGGTCTACGCGGGCACCGGTATCGAGGCCTACGGGCCGCTCGTGATCATCAAGCACAACGACCAGGTCGTCACGGCCTATGGCCGCAACGGCAAGCTGCTCGTGAAGGAAGACGACGCCGTCTCGCAAGGCCAGCCAATCGCGGAAATGGGCGCAGGCGGCGTGCAGTTCGAAGTGCGCAGCGACGGCAAGCCCGTCGATCCGCTGCCGCTGCTCGCGCACTAGCCGCAGGGCGAGCGACCCCGGCATTGCGCTGGGCCGCTGTTTGAAAATACACTCGATGGTTCTCACGCCGTGCAGCGCGCGCCCGAAGGCGCGCGCATGTCCGCCCCGCGCGTGCCCTGGCGTGCATCAACCACGAGGATTTCATCGCAATGATCGACCTGCGCAGCGACACCGTCACCCGTCCGAGCGAAGCCATGCTCGCCGCCATGACCCGCGCCGAAACCGGCGACGACGTGTGGGGCGACGACCCGACCGTGCTGCGCTTGCAGGCGCGCATGGCGCAGGAGGCGGGCAAGGAGGCGGGATTATTTTTCCCGAGCGGCACGCAGAGCAACCTCGCCGCGCTGATGGCGCATTGCGCGCGCGGCGACGAGTACATCGTCGGCCAGGCGGCGCACACCTATAAGTACGAGGGCGGCGGCGCTGCCGTGCTGGGCAGCATCCAGCCGCAGCCGCTCGACAACGCCGAAGACGGTTCGATCCCGCTCGAACGGATCGCCGCCGCGATCAAGCCGCTCGACGACCACTTCGCGCGTACGCGCCTGCTCGCGCTCGAAAACACCATCGGCGGCAAGGTGCTGCCCGCGGATTACGTCGCGAAGGCCACGCAGCTCGCGCATGAACGCGGGCTCGCCACGCACCTCGACGGCGCCCGCGTGTACAACGCGGCGGTCGCTTCCGGCCAGCCGCTCGAAGCGCTCGCGGCGGGTTTCGACTCGGTGTCGATCTGCTTTTCGAAGGGCTTGGGCACGCCGGTGGGATCGGTGCTGGTGGGCAGCCGCGCGCTCATCGACGCCGCGCATCGCTGGCGCAAGGTGCTGGGCGGCGGCATGCGCCAGTCGGGTGTGCTTGCGGCCGCGTGCCTGTACGCGCTCGATCACAACGTCGCGCGTCTGGCCGACGACCATGCGAACGCCGGGCGTCTCGCCGCCGGGCTCGCGCAGATCGATCAGGTCAAGGTGATGTCGCAGGCCACGAACATGGTGTTCGTGCAGTTCCCGCAGGAACACTGCGCGCCGCTGGAGGCGTATCTCAAGGAGCGCGGCATCCTCACGCAGATGCTGTACGCGTCGCGTTTCGTCACGCACCTCGACGTGACGGCCGCCGATATCGATACGTTCGTGGCGGCGGTGAAGGGCTACTTCGCGCGCTGAGCCTATCGATCGGATGCAAAAGGCGCGCTTTTCCGGCGCGCCTTTTTGTATTAGACCTTGGCGGGCCGCAGCGCCCGCAATCCTTGCACTAGCCGCCTTGCACCGCCCGGTGCGACGGCGCGAAGAGCCGCAGCCCGCTCGCAATGGCCGCCGCGCCCGCAAAAGCGCAGCCAAGGCCCAACGCGAGCGTCGGGCCGTGGCGCCCCACGATCCCGAAGCACAGCGCGACCAGCGCCGCGCCCGTCGTTTGTCCGAGCAGACGCGAGACGGCGATGGTGCCGCTCGCGCCGCCGCTGCGCTCCGGCGGCGCGCTCGCCATGATCGCCCGCAGGTTGGGCGACTGGAAAAAGCCGAAGCCCGCGCCGCAGATCGCCATGCGCACGACGATGTCCGTCAGCGTCGGGTGCGCGGGCAGCAGCGCGAGCGACGCCATGCCCGCCGAGAGGATGGCGAGGCCGATCGCGCCGAGCAGGCCCGGCGGATAGCGGTCGGAGAGGCGTCCCGCAATCGGCGCCGCGGCGGCCACGACCACAGGCCAGGGCGTCATCAGGAAGCCGGTCTCCACTTGACTGCGCATCAGCACGGTTTCGAAATAGAACGGCAGCGAAACGAACGCGAGGCCCTGGGCCGCGAACGAGCAGATCGCGGTGACCGACGAGAGCGCGAATACCGGCCGGCGGAACAGGTCCACGGGCAGCATGGGCGCGGGATGCCCGGCTTCGCGCCGGATCAGCAGCGCGCCGAATACCAGCGCCACGACGGCCGCAATGGCCACTTCCACGCCCGGCGCGCGCTGCGCGGCCTCGCCGAGCGCGAAGATCAGCGCCGCGAAGGTGATCACGTTGAGCACCGCCGCGACGGGATCAAAAGCGTGCTTGCCGCGCGCTGTGTGCGGCAGCGCGGGCAGCGCGAACACGAGCGCGACCACGCCGAGCGGCACGTTGATCGCGAAAAGCCACGGCCAGGTGCCCGCCGAGAGGATCAGCGAGGCCATGGTCGGGCCTACGGCGAATGAAACGCCGACGATCAGCGCATTCATGCCGAGCCCGCGCCCCAGCCGGTGAGGCGGATAAAGAAACCGGATCAGCGCCGTGTTCACGCTCATGATCGCGCTCGCACCGAGCCCCTGCAGCACGCGCGCGCCGGCGAGCGCGGTGAGCGTGGGCGCGAGCGCGCAGGCGAGCGAAGCGACCGTGAAGATCGCGAGGCCGCTGATATAGATGCGCCGGTGGCCGATGATGTCGCCGAGCGCCGCGAGCGGCAGCAACGTGGCGACCATCGCGAGTTGGTACGCGTTGATGATCCACACCGAGGCAGCGGGGGCCGCGTGCAGATCGGTGGCGATGGCGGGCAGCGCCGTGTTGGCGATGGCGGTATCGAGCGTTGCGAGCGCGACGGCGAGCATCACCGCGCCCATGGCGCGGCGGTTCTTCGCGGACATGGGCGCGTCGGGGGGCTCGGTATCGTGGGTGTTGCGGGATTCGCGCGCCGCGGAAAAGGTTTCGGACAAGACAGTCTCGGGCGGGTGGGACGGGAAGGCTGCGGCGCGGGCCGCACGGACGAACTTTGCGATTGTTACAGAGCCCGCCCGGTTCTGCAGGAGACGCTTCAAAGCGTGGGGTAACTGTAAGGCTTTGGCTCGTACGTCATCGCCATCGAGTGCCATCGAACGCAGTCACATCGCAACTAACCGCCAAGCCCGCCGCGCGTGCGCGTGCCGCGGCGCTGCGCGCGCGGAACCGTCCACATGGCAAGGGATCGCGGCGACGGACAGGTTCCCTGTGCCTGGCGGCCGTGCTTCGCGCCCGGTTTGCGCGCCGCCGCACGCCATTTGAAAATGCACTACTCTGCAAATTGATCTGCGCTCGCTGGCGAGCGGTGCCGGCCTTTTGCGCCGCGACGCCGATGCGTCATCGTCCCGTTCCGCCTCGCGCGGCGCAGGCCCGGAACAACCGCGCGTCCTGCACCATGTTGGGACGCTCTGCTTCTTCCAGGAGTCGTCGATGACAGCCATCGGTCTCGAGTTCGATCAGTTGCAAAGCAGCGTCGAAGCGCTGCGCCGTTCCCTCTCCAATCGCCTGATGTACGGCGTCGGCAAGGACGCCGTGACGGCCCGTCCGCAAGACTGGCTGCACGCCGCGGCGCTCGCCGTGCGCGACCGCCTCGTCGAGCGCTGGATGATCACCACGCGCCGCCAGTACGATCAGGACGTCAAACGCGTCTATTACCTGTCGATGGAGTTTCTCATCGGCCGCACGTTCTCGAACGCGTTGATCGCGCTCGGCATCCACGACCAGATGAAAGAGGCGCTTGCGAGCGTGGGCGTCGACATGGACACCGTGCTCGACTACGAGCCCGACGCCGCGCTCGGCAACGGCGGCCTGGGCCGGCTGGCGGCGTGCTTTCTCGATTCGATGGCGACGCTCGGCATTCCGGGCTTTGGCTACGGCATTCGCTACGACTACGGCATGTTCCGCCAGCAGATCGTGAACGGCGAACAGGTCGAAGCGCCCGACTACTGGTTACGCTACGGCAACCCGTGGGAGTTTCCGCGGCCCGAAGTCCAGTACCCCGTGCATTTTGGCGGGCGCACCATGCAGCGCAACGGCCATGTGGAATGGATCGACACGCAGCATGTGAACGCCATGGCCTACGACACGGTGATTCCCGGCTACGACACGAGCGCGACCAACACGCTGCGGCTGTGGTCCGCGCGCGCGGATGAAGAACTCGATCTATCGGCGTTCAACCAGGGCGACTATCAGCGCGCGGTGGAAGCGCGCAACATCTCCGAGAACGTCTCGCGGCTGCTCTATCCCGACGACTCGACGATGGCCGGGCGCGAATTGCGTCTGCGCCAGGAGTATTTCTTCGTCTCGGCGACGATGCAGGATCTGATTCGCCGCTACCTGCGCACGCACAGCACGTTCGGGCGCTTCTCCGAAAAGGTCGCGGTGCATCTGAACGACACGCATCCGGTGCTGGCCATTCCCGAACTGATCCGCCTGCTCGTGGACGTGCATCATCTGCCGTGGGACGACGCGATGGCGCACGTGCGCCGCGTGTTCTCGTACACCAACCACACGCTGATGCCCGAAGCGCTGGAAACCTGGGATGTCGAACTATTGGCGCGATTGCTGCCG
This genomic interval carries:
- a CDS encoding dihydrodipicolinate synthase family protein, coding for MAAPAKAAGAIAGIYPILYAFFDRDNRLDRAAMRRQVQAVVRGGAPGIAMLGLATEVNKLSRAEREQVIDWAQEDSGGALPLAVTVTGPTVAAQREFAQHAIARGAAWLILQPPARAQGEAAQPESFYLDFFAGVMVGLDATVGIQNAPEYLGVGLSAASLRALAAQCPNFRVLKGEGPSVTIAETVAQIGDLMPVLNGRGGMELLDNLRAGCAGMIVAPDCFDWQQQIYTAFHAGDIERAQALYQQVLPAIVFVMQSLDTLIGYGKRIAAWRMGIDVAYERDVKLAPSRFGLEAARRFALQLGPLA
- a CDS encoding DUF2968 domain-containing protein, which produces MKSILNRRNAALSGAPSRILAVAHDAATQRAVASEAASRAPQSTANPADSAMTPPETAVEIDSRSDPAAGAAVLPESAGGPRPVSTLHPVPVMPAHLNGRPVQIADGATFEALHAADELLTFRVYRCFAYTVSLFFHPPTLGYFVALHQESVLWRALKANDLDAAGSAFHLMQEQATRLADGETRRVQLVAQNAELTRQIEESEAQAERLRVDLQRHAEQEVTVTGRQSQVRKEVAQLEAQRIAAQAQLNKAHRALHQLKVATSEGVPHLHAR
- a CDS encoding peptidoglycan DD-metalloendopeptidase family protein, which gives rise to MNRQRRNPGAYAALAALTLVCSACSSTFTPWAESPGAPPVSTSGVPAGYYRVNPGDTLSRVAGAFGQRPQDIASWNQLPSANVQILPGQVLRVAPPPNYAAATPPGQAQQMPGAPAAAGVAMPAPVAPVIALAWPARGPILQRFVPGKSTGIVIGGTPGEEVKAAAAGRVVYAGTGIEAYGPLVIIKHNDQVVTAYGRNGKLLVKEDDAVSQGQPIAEMGAGGVQFEVRSDGKPVDPLPLLAH
- the ltaE gene encoding low-specificity L-threonine aldolase codes for the protein MIDLRSDTVTRPSEAMLAAMTRAETGDDVWGDDPTVLRLQARMAQEAGKEAGLFFPSGTQSNLAALMAHCARGDEYIVGQAAHTYKYEGGGAAVLGSIQPQPLDNAEDGSIPLERIAAAIKPLDDHFARTRLLALENTIGGKVLPADYVAKATQLAHERGLATHLDGARVYNAAVASGQPLEALAAGFDSVSICFSKGLGTPVGSVLVGSRALIDAAHRWRKVLGGGMRQSGVLAAACLYALDHNVARLADDHANAGRLAAGLAQIDQVKVMSQATNMVFVQFPQEHCAPLEAYLKERGILTQMLYASRFVTHLDVTAADIDTFVAAVKGYFAR
- a CDS encoding MFS transporter gives rise to the protein MSAKNRRAMGAVMLAVALATLDTAIANTALPAIATDLHAAPAASVWIINAYQLAMVATLLPLAALGDIIGHRRIYISGLAIFTVASLACALAPTLTALAGARVLQGLGASAIMSVNTALIRFLYPPHRLGRGLGMNALIVGVSFAVGPTMASLILSAGTWPWLFAINVPLGVVALVFALPALPHTARGKHAFDPVAAVLNVITFAALIFALGEAAQRAPGVEVAIAAVVALVFGALLIRREAGHPAPMLPVDLFRRPVFALSSVTAICSFAAQGLAFVSLPFYFETVLMRSQVETGFLMTPWPVVVAAAAPIAGRLSDRYPPGLLGAIGLAILSAGMASLALLPAHPTLTDIVVRMAICGAGFGFFQSPNLRAIMASAPPERSGGASGTIAVSRLLGQTTGAALVALCFGIVGRHGPTLALGLGCAFAGAAAIASGLRLFAPSHRAVQGG